A window of Lodderomyces elongisporus chromosome 8, complete sequence genomic DNA:
ATCGAGCCATTTCTTAACAACATCCAAtgtctttttgctttcctctttttgaATTGCTTTCAAGTGGTCTTTGTAAGACTTGTCAATTTTGCCGAATTTATCtgtcaatttttgtttatccAACACAGATATGGTCAACTTCTTCAATGTAACACCAAATTCTTTTAATTTGCTCTCCTTAAATGGTCCGTTCTCCATCTTATCCACTTCGTTTAATTTCTCGTCAAACTCCTTGGCAATTCTTTGTACAGCATGAGCATCGTGGCCAGTCACGGCAACGATTCTTCTGATACCTTTTGCAATACCTGATTCTTCAGTGATGACCAAATCTTTAATTTCGCTTGTTCTAGCAACATGTGTTCCTCCACAGAACTCAATAGAAATGGATCTCCATTCTTCATTCTCTGGGTTCTTTAATAGGGTCTCCACTGGAACACCGATGGAAACAACACGAACAGGATCAGGATACGTTTCACCAAAAACAGCTCTCAATCCATTTATGGATCTAGCATCGGCCAAAGGAACATCCTTGTAATACACTTGTTTATTCTCTTTGATGTATTGGTTTGAAAGTTGCTCAACTTGTTCCAACTCTTTGATTGTCAATGCTTGTTTATGACTAAAGTCAAATCTTAATTTCTCTTGCGCAACCAAGGAACCTTTTTGGTCAACACCTTCACCAAGAGTTTCTCTTAATGCATAGTTTAACACATGAGTACCTGTGTGATTGTTTCTAATAGGCCACCTTCTCAACTCATCGTATGCTGCAACCACTTCATCTCCCAAAGCCAAAGATCCCTCAACAAAGTAGCCTGTGTGTAAAACGTAACCACCGTAAACTTGGACATTTTCCACGTTAAATTCCATTTTGCCATCAATAACAATCTTACCAGTATCGTATTCTTGTCCACCTTGCTCAGCATAAAATGGGGTTCTATCAAGCAAAATACCATATTGTTTGTTCTCTTCATCGAACTCTGCAGATTCCAAAAACTCACTTCCATTGTAAATAGCAAGGATCTTGGCTTTTATATTGTCAAGGCCATACTTGGCTTCATCATCAGTCTTGGCAATCTTACCATCAATTTCAGACAATGCGTGAACATCAAGTTTGATCAAAGACGCACCACCCTTCAGTCCAGAGCCTTTGGAAGCTTCCCGCGAAGcttcttttgcaacttcaAAACCTTCTTCGTCGATTTTTAAACTAGCTTCCTCCGCCATCAACCTAGTCAAGTCTACTGGGAAACCATACGTGTCATATAGCCTCCAAACGTCTTTTCCTGACAAAGTTTGTTCTGGGGTCTTTGATGCAATTATTGCATACTGCtcaaacaatttttcaCCCCTGTCCAAGGTCTTTGCAAATGACAATTCTTCCTCATTTAAAATTTCTTTCAAATCAGCAACACCTCTCTCAAGCTCGGGAAAAATCTCCTTGTTCTGCTCAATAACAACATCAACCAATTGTTGGAAAAATGAACCAATAGGGTAGTTCATGTATTTACGAACATAACGTGAACCTCTTCTTAAAATTCTTCTTAAAACGTACCCTCTACCTTCGTTGTTTGGTACACCACCATcgcaaattgcaaaagtcAATGTTCTCACATGGTCAGCAATCACTCTGTAAGCAGTATCAATACCATCTTTGTCCTCACTGCCAAACTTACCAGTATATGGACGCACACCAGTAATTTCTCTTATTTTATCAAAAATGGGTAAGAAGACATCGGTGTCGTAATTAGAAGACTTATTTTGCAATACAGAAACCAATCTTTCAAATCCCATACCTGTATCAATATGTTTACTTGGCAAAGGTCTCAATGAGCCATCGGATTCACGATTATATTGTATAAACACAATATTCCAGACTTCCAATACATTTGGGTCATCCATGTTCACCAATGAGGCGGCGTTCCTGCCACCAATCCTGTCGTAATGGATTTCGGAACAAGGACCACATGGGCCTTGATCACCCATCTCCCAGAAGTTGTCCTTGGCATTACCTGGCAAGATGTGATCCTCGGCAACACCAACGCTCAACCAAAAGTTTTTAGCCTCCATATCTGGCTCTAAACCTTGCTTTTCATCACCTTCAAAGTAAGTCACGTACAACCTATCTTTCTCCAAGCCGTATACTTCTGTCAAAAGCTCCCAGGACCAACCGATTGCTTCTTTCTTGAAATAATCACCAAATGACCAATTACCAAGCATTTCAAAAAAGGTATGATGATAAGAATCTCTACCAACATCCTCTAAATCGTTGTGCTTACCACCAGCTCTAATACATTTCTGTGAATTGGCTGCTCTCTTCAATTTGGCAAAATCGCTACTTGGATCAACTGTACCTAAAAAGATCGGCTTGTATTGGTTCATACCTGCATTCGCAAACAACAAGGTTGGGTCATTGTGAGGAACAACCGAAGATGATGGTACATAAGTGTGGTCTCTCTTGCTCTTAAAGTAGTCTAAGAATGTAGATCTGACTGTTGAAGCAGTCCACTTTTGGCCCAGTTGTGTAGATAAAGGTGATGTCATTATTTTGAAACTTGCTCTATTTAACATACAATTTCGaaataaaaagggaaaagtgTATCCTCTTTGAAAGTTCAAGTAAACAACCTTATGTCttcctttgttttattattattaatataaTTATTCCAAAGGCAAAATTAatagaggaagaagaaaaaaaaggaaagcaaCTGGCAGTTATGAACTCAATTTCGATAGTTGTATCCAGAGACAAAACCCAAGTTTTTACAagttcaaaaaaattaagagaaaaaaaaaaacagaggaaaaaaaaatagagggaaaaaaaaaagaataaaaatttataaTAGATGGAGGAAACTATCGCGATGTATTTATGTGGTAGCGTTTATAGAAACCCAGATCTGAGTCTAATTCAATAACATAACATAACATAACACGGCAATATACATTCTACACGAATATTCTAAAGGTTAATAAAGTTCCTCGACGGCTTcatctatatatattcaagGTTTTTTTATCTCTTCTTTATCTTGGTGACACTTTATATACTTCATGCGAGCACTACATGGTctgctgctggtgttggtgcTCCTGTTGCTTCCCCTCTGTTCTGCTTCTACGTTTTACGTTCCTTCCCTAAACACAGCATAATAGATCTGATGAGATGTAAATCACTTACTTGCTTAAAAAGAGCACATGTTGGGCTTTACTAAAAATCTTTACAAAATTGCTTGGTCATTAGTGATATTTGAACTTACTTTCTAGTCAATGAGTATGTTGTTTTTTCACGCACTTTTGATTAGGGTCAATGTGGAATGTGATATGTCAGGGTATTCATATCTAAGAAATATGCTTGCTGTGGGCACATCCTTTCACTAGCACATTTACAATTGAATAATcgattaattaattaaataAATGCTATCCGGGCATCAAAATAGCTTCAGTGAGGTGGTCATGGACTATAAACCCATTAAACTTACACACACGAGAATGGACTTTTGAAGATTTGATATACTATTTTATTCTGTTTTCTCAATTAATCTTGGAGTCTCCTTATTGAGTTAACTCCATCAACATTTTGTGTGCTACACCAAACCAGTAAAGAATTATTGGTCAAAGAATGCGACCAAAACTAATTGATCAAACAATGATTGCTGATTCTAGTACACAATTCTATTATCAAAGAACAGAGAGCGCCAGTGGTGGTTTGAAgatatgttttttttttcattcaatCTTCTTCAGAGCAGGATAGccaccccccccccccaaaaaaaaaaaaaaagaaaacccTATCAAAGCACCTTCAGCTGTCACGGTAAATGATGTTTTATCTTTGACGATTGCAGTTGCAGGTGCAGCAAATCTTCTCGATGGAAACAACATTTGAgcaggaaaaaaaagttgtaaCGAGGAATCAAATTATTTCGTTAGACTGCATGGTTTGTCGTATTAGAGACCAGGAAACTACCAAATTTATAAACtcgcaaaaagaaaaagtacaaaaagtagaaaaatagaaacacTAACATAACTACACAATTGAtgtattaaaaaaaaaaaaagcttcAAGTCATATTGTACCGTGAAGTAACATGGTTGTGGAGAAAGTCACGACCATAATATGAATGAAATTACTTCTGTGAATGACATCTCTGTCTGGATCAAACGCCAagttgtgtgtgtttgtagGATTCAAAAACcgtaaagaaa
This region includes:
- the ALA1 gene encoding Alanine--tRNA ligase (BUSCO:EOG09260HPO), with product MTSPLSTQSGQKWTASTVRSTFLDYFKSKRDHTYVPSSSVVPHNDPTLLFANAGMNQYKPIFLGTVDPSSDFAKLKRAANSQKCIRAGGKHNDLEDVGRDSYHHTFFEMLGNWSFGDYFKKEAIGWSWELLTEVYGLEKDRLYVTYFEGDEKQGLEPDMEAKNFWLSVGVAEDHILPGNAKDNFWEMGDQGPCGPCSEIHYDRIGGRNAASLVNMDDPNVLEVWNIVFIQYNRESDGSLRPLPSKHIDTGMGFERLVSVLQNKSSNYDTDVFLPIFDKIREITGVRPYTGKFGSEDKDGIDTAYRVIADHVRTLTFAICDGGVPNNEGRGYVLRRILRRGSRYVRKYMNYPIGSFFQQLVDVVIEQNKEIFPELERGVADLKEILNEEELSFAKTLDRGEKLFEQYAIIASKTPEQTLSGKDVWRLYDTYGFPVDLTRLMAEEASLKIDEEGFEVAKEASREASKGSGSKGGASLIKLDVHALSEIDGKIAKTDDEAKYGLDNIKAKILAIYNGSEFLESAEFDEENKQYGILLDRTPFYAEQGGQEYDTGKIVIDGKMEFNVENVQVYGGYVLHTGYFVEGSLALGDEVVAAYDELRRWPIRNNHTGTHVLNYALRETLGEGVDQKGSLVAQEKLRFDFSHKQALTIKELEQVEQLSNQYIKENKQVYYKDVPLADARSINGLRAVFGETYPDPVRVVSIGVPVETLLKNPENEEWRSISIEFCGGTHVARTSEIKDLVITEESGIAKGIRRIVAVTGHDAHAVQRIAKEFDEKLNEVDKMENGPFKESKLKEFGVTLKKLTISVLDKQKLTDKFGKIDKSYKDHLKAIQKEESKKTLDVVKKWLDGTKEEECDFLVARIPIGANAKAITEAFTFVKKQNRAKSLYLFTGESDRVAHGCYISDAAIAKGLNGSELAAAAVKFVGGKAGGKGNIVQGMGDNDKQVDAAVEEVTRLFKEKL